One Carassius auratus strain Wakin chromosome 3, ASM336829v1, whole genome shotgun sequence genomic region harbors:
- the LOC113048922 gene encoding RNA-binding protein with serine-rich domain 1 isoform X1, protein MAPSPTKRRERSEDKPRERGKEKTAGKEGAEKERGRDKIRKRRSKSTGSSSSRSSSSSSSSSGSSSGSSSGSSSSSGSSHSGSSSSSRSSSSSGSSGSPSPSRRRHDNRRRSRSKSKSQKRTDDKERKRRSPSPKPTKLHLGRLTRNITKEHIQEIFSTYGKIKMIDMPPDRLHPNLSKGYAYVEYESPEDAQKALKHMDGGQIDGQEITATAVLAQRIRPVPRRPSPPRRMPPPPPMWRRTPPRMRRRADSRPFPRSRSPRRRSPVRRRSRSRSPGRRRHRSRSSSNSSR, encoded by the exons AT GGCTCCATCACCGACCAAGCGCAGAGAGCGTTCAGAGGACAAACCCAGGGAACGAGGGAAGGAGAAAACTGCTGGGAAAGAGGGAGCGGAGAAGGAGCGCGGCCGAGACAAGATCCGCAAGCGCCGCAGCAAATCCACcggaagcagcagcagcag atccagctccagctccagcagcAGCTCTGGATCCAGCTCGGGCTCGTCCAGCGGGTCCAGCTCTTCTTCTGGTTCCAGCCACTCCGGGTCCTCTAGTTCCTCCCGTTCGTCCAGTTCCTCCGGGTCCTCCGGGTCTCCCAGTCCGAGCCGCCGGCGCCACGATAACCGGCGCCGCTCGCGATCAAA GTCCAAATCACAAAAACGGACTGatgataaagagagaaagaggaggagcCCGAGCCCCAAACCCACCAAACTTCATCTGGGAAGACTCACCAGGAACATAACCAAG GAACATATTCAAGAGATCTTTTCGACTTATGGCAAGATCAAGATGATTGACATGCCTCCGGACCGTTTACACCCGAATCTGTCGAAGGGTTACGCTTATGTGGAATATGAGTCTCCAGAGGACGCGCAGAAAGCCCTGAAACACATGGATGGAG GTCAAATCGACGGTCAGGAAATCACAGCCACAGCTGTCCTGGCCCAGAGGATACGACCAGTCCCGAGAAGACCGTCCCCTCCGCGCCGAATGCCTCCGCCGCCGCCCATGTGGCGCCGCACGCCGCCTCGCATGAGGAGAAG AGCTGACAGTCGTCCTTTTCCCAGGTCTCGGTCTCCTCGACGCCGCTCACCCGTGAGAAGACGTTCCCGATCCAGGTCTCCGGGTCGCAGGAGACATCGTTCCCGCTCCAGTTCCAACTCATCCCGTTAG
- the LOC113048936 gene encoding NAD(P)(+)--arginine ADP-ribosyltransferase 2-like: protein MLLIIEALLLILAALGQDHRAAAVSEVKLDMALNSVDDQFMGCTSKMANLVKTKYLVKEINSSPQFKIGWKVGENVIKFPIGYLTRNHLIAIYVYSDNNIYKQFNPVNRYGRKQYESKTYKWYSLNFLLTDALQILKKTQNGCRYTFRGTNVEFDKYVLNKEIRFGSFASSSTDYNVARGFGSKSCFEIYTCEGADVAKYSKYPYEKEVLIPPYEKFKVTAVRMKKYQPNLWCDTVYTLKSTGTRSNLNCALFKKPNKYNGFY from the exons ATGCTGCTGATCATTGAAGCTCTTCTTCTCATTTTAGCTGCTCTAGGACAG GATCACAGAGCAGCTGCTGTTTCAGAAGTGAAACTGGATATGGCACTGAATTCAGTTGATGACCAATTTATGGGCTGTACATCGAAAATGGCAAACCTGGTGAAGACAAAATATCTAGTGAAAGAAATCAATAGCTCACCGCAATTTAAAATTGGTTGGAAAGTGGGTGAAAATGTTATCAAGTTCCCAATAGGTTACCTGACAAGGAACCATTTAATCGCCATTTATGTGTACagtgataataatatatataagcaATTCAATCCTGTCAATCGTTACGGGAGAAAACAGTACGAATCAAAGACATACAAATGGTATTCCCTTAACTTTCTGTTAACAGATGCGTTACAGATTCTGAAGAAAACACAGAATGGATGCAGGTATACTTTTCGAGGTACAAATGTTGAATTTGATAAGTATGTTCTGAACAAAGAGATTCGTTTCGGCTCATTTGCTTCATCCTCAACTGATTATAATGTTGCACGAGGTTTTGGATCTAAATCGTGTTTTGAAATCTACACTTGTGAAGGAGCTGATGTGGCAAAATACTCAAAGTATCCCTATGAGAAAGAGGTGCTGATTCCTCCATACGAGAAGTTTAAGGTCACCGCTGTCAGGATGAAAAAATATCAGCCTAATCTCTGGTGTGACACTGTGTACACTTTAAAAAGCACTGGAACACGGAGTAACCTTAACTGTGCTCTATTCAAGAAACCAAACAAGTATAATGGTTTTTACTGA
- the LOC113048913 gene encoding uncharacterized protein LOC113048913, with the protein MGRLDDAAKRKVVELREAGLSFRKIKAVLELENIKVSAQAIYLFLKEFQGKARKEDGAAVNSSNLVQTAARDVASSETRPAGWSDQQLRNLLREASRVTASQQAGSSSDARGGRSSRTGSAGVSVTQGGEKDEDIRIVSVTSLAQGAQHAGVQGPRSGLGTGAMSAANHVRRRHIPSPANPVLVARKRLLDKALLHRARVRDSVPPSGPQVSLSVRRDPSSFSGSEGRKLALPQTASYDLTTARPPNMRSLHQGASPHRRWIHQRVSVPVRAPQHSPHVSIRLPAPSTTESTSQNPAPPARVQNVSNQPSPPPQRSGLDPGAVSSLQEQIQLLGSELRSLGLALRMMVDHQGRLEREQAQQTQVQKQILSTLQNLASKFEPLQSASAPTLPASCSLASSAPFGQTASGQGAYAQCSQAQTRYNEIHDSGLESIDVFSLDQLSQPTMNGFQQCPTSGGPPFSHAQARTPTFTQTFAPSALQYTQPHTDSFTGMDNKSADRSSTSADGSFQARSPPKQSSSLPLSPHEPELNIIKVENV; encoded by the exons ATGGGCAGACTGGACGACGCAGCCAAGCGCAAGGTGGTGGAGCTGAGGGAGGCAGGTTTGAGCTTCCGTAAGATCAAAGCCGTGCTGGAGCTGGAGAACATCAAGGTGTCTGCGCAGGCCATCTATCTTTTCCTGAAGGAGTTTCAAGGGAAAGCTCGAAAGGAGGATGGAGCGGCTGTGAACAGCAGCAATCTGGTGCAAACGGCAGCCAGAGACGTGGCCAGCTCTGAGACGCGGCCGGCCGGCTGGAGTGATCAGCAGCTGAGGAACCTCCTCCGAGAGGCTTCTCGAGTCACTGCCTCCCAGCAGGCTGGATCGTCCTCGGATGCCAGAGGAGGACGGTCTTCCAGAACGGGTTCGGCAGGTGTTAGTGTGACACAAGGTGGGGAGAAAGATGAGGACATCCGGATTGTAAGTGTCACATCATTGGCACAGGGCGCTCAGCACGCTGGCGTCCAAGGGCCGCGTTCAGGACTGGGAACGGGAGCAATGAGTGCTGCTAATCATGTGAGACGACGACACATACCTTCACCTGCCAATCCTGTGCTAGTGGCTCGTAAACGACTGCTGGATAAGGCTCTGCTCCACAGAGCACGG GTCAGAGACAGCGTTCCTCCGAGCGGCCCGCAGGTGTCGCTGTCAGTGAGACGAGACCCGTCCTCTTTCTCTGGCTCTGAAGGCAGAAAGCTTGCGTTACCTCAGACAGCTTCTTATGACCTGACTACAGCCAGACCTCCGAACATG AGATCCTTGCACCAAGGAGCCAGTCCTCACAGGAGGTGGATTCACCAGCGGGTCAGCGTTCCCGTTCGCGCTCCTCAACACTCACCACATGTCAGCATCCGCCTCCCTGCCCCATCTACTACCGAGTCGACGTCCCAAAATCCAGCCCCCCCTGCACGGGTCCAAAACGTGAGCAACCAGCCCTCACCTCCTCCCCAGCGGAGTGGCCTGGACCCTGGAGCCGTGAGCAGCCTGCAGGAGCAGATCCAGCTGTTGGGCTCCGAGCTGAGGAGTTTGGGACTGGCGCTGAGGATGATGGTGGACCATCAGGGCCGACTGGAGAGAGAACAAGCCCAGCAGACTCAAGTCCAGAAGCAGATCCTCAGCACCCTGCAGAATCTCGCATCCAAATTCGAGCCTCTGCAGTCCGCGTCTGCACCAACGTTACCAGCGTCTTGTTCCCTGGCCTCCTCTGCACCCTTCGGGCAGACTGCGAGCGGTCAGGGCGCTTACGCTCAGTGCAGTCAAGCTCAGACACGATACAACGAGATCCATGATTCAGGTCTGGAGAGCATTGATGTGTTTTCTCTAGACCAGCTCAGCCAGCCTACCATGAACGGGTTTCAGCAGTGCCCGACCTCCGGGGGACCCCCGTTCTCCCACGCACAAGCGCGCACGCCGACTTTCACGCAAACATTCGCACCCAGCGCACTTCAGTACACTCAGCCGCACACAGACTCCTTCACAGGGATGGATAATAAATCAGCAGACAGGTCCTCCACCAGTGCAGACGGGTCGTTCCAGGCTCGTAGTCCTCCTAAACAGTCCTCTAGTCTTCCGCTTTCACCCCACGAGCCCGAGCTGAACATCATTAAGGTGGAGAACGTCTGA
- the LOC113048922 gene encoding RNA-binding protein with serine-rich domain 1 isoform X2, whose product MAPSPTKRRERSEDKPRERGKEKTAGKEGAEKERGRDKIRKRRSKSTGSSSSRSSSSSSSSSGSSSGSSSGSSSSSGSSHSGSSSSSRSSSSSGSSGSPSPSRRRHDNRRRSRSKSKSQKRTDDKERKRRSPSPKPTKLHLGRLTRNITKEHIQEIFSTYGKIKMIDMPPDRLHPNLSKGYAYVEYESPEDAQKALKHMDGGQIDGQEITATAVLAQRIRPVPRRPSPPRRMPPPPPMWRRTPPRMRRRSRSPRRRSPVRRRSRSRSPGRRRHRSRSSSNSSR is encoded by the exons AT GGCTCCATCACCGACCAAGCGCAGAGAGCGTTCAGAGGACAAACCCAGGGAACGAGGGAAGGAGAAAACTGCTGGGAAAGAGGGAGCGGAGAAGGAGCGCGGCCGAGACAAGATCCGCAAGCGCCGCAGCAAATCCACcggaagcagcagcagcag atccagctccagctccagcagcAGCTCTGGATCCAGCTCGGGCTCGTCCAGCGGGTCCAGCTCTTCTTCTGGTTCCAGCCACTCCGGGTCCTCTAGTTCCTCCCGTTCGTCCAGTTCCTCCGGGTCCTCCGGGTCTCCCAGTCCGAGCCGCCGGCGCCACGATAACCGGCGCCGCTCGCGATCAAA GTCCAAATCACAAAAACGGACTGatgataaagagagaaagaggaggagcCCGAGCCCCAAACCCACCAAACTTCATCTGGGAAGACTCACCAGGAACATAACCAAG GAACATATTCAAGAGATCTTTTCGACTTATGGCAAGATCAAGATGATTGACATGCCTCCGGACCGTTTACACCCGAATCTGTCGAAGGGTTACGCTTATGTGGAATATGAGTCTCCAGAGGACGCGCAGAAAGCCCTGAAACACATGGATGGAG GTCAAATCGACGGTCAGGAAATCACAGCCACAGCTGTCCTGGCCCAGAGGATACGACCAGTCCCGAGAAGACCGTCCCCTCCGCGCCGAATGCCTCCGCCGCCGCCCATGTGGCGCCGCACGCCGCCTCGCATGAGGAGAAG GTCTCGGTCTCCTCGACGCCGCTCACCCGTGAGAAGACGTTCCCGATCCAGGTCTCCGGGTCGCAGGAGACATCGTTCCCGCTCCAGTTCCAACTCATCCCGTTAG